Proteins encoded together in one Fimbriiglobus ruber window:
- a CDS encoding sialate O-acetylesterase produces the protein MLVEPQLGRVTARPRSAVRPVFSYNKSNRFTLSSSRPATAMTTRLPALLLAILVLGSASVARAADPPGPVKVFVLAGQSNMEGQAVADLTGENYNDGKGTLKVLLDDPAKAPLVKHLRTEKGEWAVRDDVWVRYRRENMPLLAGPLTVGFSVYGGSHHFGPELQFGHVVGDYFPNQVLLVKTAWGGKSLYQDFRPPSSGGQVGPYYTKMIAEVREALANIKADFPGYADQGYELAGFVWYQGWNDGVDPKRAIPEYEQNLVNLIRDVRKEFNAPSLPVVVGELTGPWVDAPGEWTTLRKAQAAAATRPEFLGTVRFVPTHDFVRPAQESPNPGHGHHEFGNAETYVLVGGALGKGMVDLFSTKPVNQPAPPAPKKTPELPKPTSHTLKSIEGWTIRVDDRLLTEPDADLGARTLRFLESKLSDIKVVVPAYHVKKFQTVPIVLDLTHGHLSSMQYHPSADWLRANGYAADLAKCVHLPHAADVATPRNIREQPWSILHELAHAYHDQVLGFDEQRILEAYERYKKSGRGEKTLLYDGRRVPHYALTDHKEFFAEMTESYFGSNDFFPFNRAELKESEPEIYDLMVHIWESPPPKKKP, from the coding sequence GTGCTGGTGGAACCCCAACTCGGACGAGTGACCGCGCGGCCACGGTCCGCCGTTCGGCCCGTGTTCTCGTACAACAAGTCGAATCGGTTCACACTTTCCTCCTCCCGCCCGGCCACCGCCATGACCACCCGCCTCCCCGCACTCTTGCTCGCCATCCTGGTCCTCGGGTCCGCCTCCGTCGCCCGCGCCGCTGATCCGCCGGGGCCGGTCAAGGTGTTCGTCCTTGCCGGCCAGTCGAACATGGAAGGGCAGGCGGTCGCGGACCTGACGGGGGAGAACTATAACGACGGCAAAGGAACCTTGAAGGTCTTACTCGACGACCCGGCGAAAGCCCCGCTCGTTAAACACCTCCGCACTGAGAAAGGCGAATGGGCTGTCCGCGACGACGTATGGGTCCGCTACCGGCGGGAGAACATGCCGCTCCTCGCCGGGCCGCTGACGGTCGGGTTCAGTGTGTACGGCGGTTCGCACCACTTCGGCCCGGAGTTGCAGTTCGGCCACGTCGTCGGCGACTACTTCCCCAACCAGGTGCTGCTCGTCAAGACCGCGTGGGGAGGTAAGAGCCTGTACCAAGACTTCCGCCCGCCGAGTTCCGGCGGCCAAGTCGGCCCGTACTACACGAAGATGATCGCCGAGGTCCGCGAAGCCCTGGCAAATATCAAAGCCGACTTCCCGGGATATGCCGATCAAGGGTACGAACTCGCCGGGTTCGTGTGGTATCAGGGGTGGAACGACGGGGTCGATCCGAAGCGGGCCATTCCCGAATACGAGCAAAATCTGGTCAATCTCATCCGCGACGTACGCAAGGAATTCAACGCCCCAAGTCTGCCGGTCGTGGTCGGCGAATTGACCGGCCCGTGGGTGGACGCGCCCGGCGAATGGACGACCCTTCGGAAGGCACAGGCCGCCGCGGCGACGCGTCCGGAATTCCTGGGGACCGTGCGGTTCGTCCCGACCCACGACTTCGTCCGCCCGGCCCAGGAGTCGCCGAACCCCGGCCACGGGCACCACGAGTTCGGCAACGCCGAAACCTACGTTCTGGTCGGTGGGGCTCTGGGCAAAGGGATGGTCGATCTGTTCTCGACGAAGCCGGTGAATCAGCCCGCGCCGCCCGCACCGAAGAAAACGCCCGAGCTTCCGAAACCCACGTCGCACACCCTCAAGTCGATCGAGGGCTGGACCATCCGCGTGGACGACCGCCTCCTGACAGAACCGGACGCCGATCTCGGGGCGCGCACGCTCCGGTTTCTCGAAAGCAAGCTGAGCGACATCAAGGTGGTGGTGCCCGCGTACCACGTGAAGAAGTTCCAGACCGTGCCCATCGTGCTCGACCTGACGCACGGGCATCTGAGCTCGATGCAGTACCACCCCAGTGCCGATTGGCTCCGGGCGAACGGGTACGCGGCCGACCTGGCGAAGTGCGTCCACCTGCCCCACGCCGCGGACGTGGCAACCCCGCGGAACATCCGCGAGCAGCCGTGGTCGATCCTCCACGAACTGGCCCACGCCTATCACGACCAGGTACTCGGCTTCGACGAGCAGCGAATCCTGGAGGCTTACGAGCGGTACAAGAAGAGCGGTCGGGGGGAAAAAACCCTGTTGTACGACGGCCGCCGGGTGCCCCACTACGCCCTGACCGACCACAAGGAATTCTTCGCCGAAATGACCGAGAGTTACTTCGGATCGAACGACTTCTTCCCGTTCAACCGCGCCGAATTGAAAGAATCGGAGCCGGAGATTTACGACCTGATGGTCCACATTTGGGAGTCGCCGCCTCCGAAGAAGAAGCCGTAA
- a CDS encoding aldo/keto reductase — MADSTLFTPRRELGRTGFAATMLGIGDLADRSVPIETCIATARRALDAGLNVIDTAPNYEGGYSEEIVGRAVSGSARDRVFVIDKVDELEAAVNAQIDASLGRLGLDHTDLFVFHSLSSTDVFERLCYPGGGFDQLADAGQAGKCRFRGISSHNPDVLRAALTAGLCDVVMFPIGPFVDSRYVTDILPLAKSLGVGTVCFKTFGAGKLLGDTTGYNQPLRVRPRGKVSSGGTDDSEAALPRLTVNECLHYTLTLDPDVALLGLSYPNEQGAAFAASQSFHPLTAEQMADIRRRAAEARKDKGPCWWNPNSDE, encoded by the coding sequence ATGGCTGACTCGACGCTCTTCACACCCCGCCGCGAACTCGGTCGAACCGGGTTCGCCGCCACCATGCTCGGCATCGGCGACCTGGCGGACCGCTCGGTGCCCATCGAGACGTGTATCGCCACGGCCCGGCGGGCTCTGGACGCCGGGTTGAACGTGATCGACACCGCCCCGAACTATGAGGGCGGGTATTCCGAAGAGATCGTCGGCCGGGCCGTTAGCGGGAGCGCGCGCGACCGGGTGTTCGTGATCGACAAGGTGGACGAACTCGAAGCCGCGGTCAACGCGCAAATCGACGCTTCGCTCGGCCGACTCGGGCTCGACCATACCGACCTGTTCGTGTTCCACAGCCTGTCATCAACGGACGTTTTCGAACGGCTTTGTTACCCGGGCGGTGGATTCGATCAGTTGGCCGACGCGGGCCAGGCCGGGAAGTGCCGGTTCCGCGGGATTTCGTCGCACAACCCGGACGTCTTGCGGGCCGCCCTGACCGCCGGCTTGTGCGACGTCGTCATGTTCCCGATCGGGCCGTTCGTGGACTCGCGCTACGTGACCGACATCCTACCACTGGCGAAATCGCTGGGCGTCGGGACGGTGTGCTTCAAGACGTTCGGCGCCGGCAAACTGCTCGGCGACACGACCGGGTACAACCAGCCGCTCCGGGTCCGGCCGCGGGGCAAGGTGTCGAGCGGCGGCACGGACGACTCGGAGGCGGCGCTCCCGCGGCTCACCGTCAACGAGTGCCTGCACTACACCCTGACACTCGATCCCGACGTGGCCCTTCTGGGCCTGAGCTACCCGAACGAGCAGGGCGCGGCGTTCGCCGCTTCGCAATCATTCCACCCACTCACCGCCGAGCAGATGGCCGATATTCGGCGCCGGGCCGCGGAAGCCCGTAAGGACAAAGGGCCGTGCTGGTGGAACCCCAACTCGGACGAGTGA
- a CDS encoding class I SAM-dependent methyltransferase produces MSAPINPPPLLQTTVGDFPLGECRLAVGGRERSVSYTAAVVTREDESQFLTDRADGLPYGVALWPAAIALAHELAIRADEFRGRSVLELGAGTGLPGIVAVSYGAVVAQTDRQELALHLCRLNGDRNRAAGVEYRLADWTAWGDDRRYDWIIGSDILYADTFHPHLRRIFETNLTAGGRVLLADPYRADSLPLLESLETNGWRVAHSRWSIGEGTAARPIAVYELSPPRAGENGS; encoded by the coding sequence ATGTCCGCGCCTATTAACCCGCCCCCGCTCCTCCAGACCACGGTCGGAGATTTCCCCCTCGGCGAGTGCCGGCTGGCGGTCGGCGGTCGGGAGCGGTCGGTGTCGTACACCGCCGCGGTCGTCACCCGCGAGGACGAGAGCCAATTCCTGACTGACCGGGCCGACGGGCTGCCTTACGGCGTCGCCCTGTGGCCGGCCGCCATCGCGTTGGCCCACGAGCTGGCTATCCGGGCCGACGAGTTCCGCGGGCGGTCCGTTCTGGAGTTGGGGGCCGGGACAGGTTTGCCGGGAATCGTGGCGGTATCCTACGGGGCGGTGGTCGCCCAGACCGACCGGCAAGAACTGGCCCTCCACCTGTGCCGACTGAACGGCGACCGAAACCGGGCGGCCGGTGTCGAATACCGTCTGGCCGACTGGACCGCCTGGGGCGACGACCGCCGTTACGACTGGATCATCGGGTCCGACATCCTGTATGCGGACACCTTTCACCCTCACCTGCGGCGGATCTTCGAGACCAACCTGACGGCCGGCGGGCGGGTACTGCTGGCCGACCCGTACCGGGCTGACAGCCTGCCGCTACTGGAAAGTCTGGAGACCAACGGATGGCGGGTCGCGCATTCCCGGTGGTCCATCGGGGAGGGAACGGCAGCCCGGCCGATCGCGGTCTACGAACTGTCCCCGCCGCGGGCTGGTGAGAACGGGTCGTGA
- a CDS encoding methyltransferase, with the protein MSVSGPSPDLFFDTIGAFQRTEALRAAIDLDLFTHVAAGRCTADEMAAACQASPRGVRILADYLTLIGFLRKQDDRYALTPDSDAFLNRNSPAYLGGVVEFLLTPDLRECFSTLTAAVRQGGTASSSEGTVSPDNPVWVAFARSMGPMMRLPAERLAGLVGGDLDRPLRVLDRPLRVLDVAAGHGLFGITIARHYPQAVVTALDWANVLAVAAENAGHAGVADRLTLLPGSAFDVDWGGPYDIVLLTNFLHHFDVPTCERLAAKAHAALADGGRAITLEFVPNPDRVSPAATAGFALTMLATTARGDAYTFAEYEQIFARAGFARSEFHPFPPTAQQAIVSHKS; encoded by the coding sequence ATGTCCGTATCCGGTCCCTCACCCGACTTGTTCTTCGACACGATCGGTGCCTTCCAGCGCACGGAAGCCCTGCGGGCGGCTATCGATCTCGACCTGTTCACCCACGTCGCCGCCGGCCGATGCACGGCCGACGAGATGGCGGCCGCTTGCCAGGCGTCTCCGCGGGGCGTCCGCATTCTGGCGGACTACCTGACCCTCATCGGGTTCCTCCGCAAGCAAGACGACCGCTACGCCCTGACGCCCGACTCGGACGCCTTTCTCAATCGGAACTCGCCGGCCTACCTCGGCGGGGTGGTCGAGTTCCTGCTCACCCCGGACCTGCGGGAGTGCTTCAGCACCCTGACGGCGGCCGTCCGCCAAGGCGGGACGGCGAGTTCGAGCGAGGGAACGGTCTCGCCCGACAACCCGGTCTGGGTGGCGTTCGCCCGCTCGATGGGGCCGATGATGCGGCTCCCGGCCGAGCGACTGGCCGGGCTGGTCGGCGGCGACCTGGACAGGCCGCTCCGCGTCCTGGACAGGCCGCTCCGCGTCCTGGACGTGGCCGCGGGGCACGGGCTGTTCGGAATCACCATCGCCCGGCATTATCCGCAGGCAGTCGTTACCGCCCTGGATTGGGCGAACGTACTGGCGGTGGCGGCCGAGAACGCCGGACACGCGGGCGTTGCCGACCGGCTGACGCTGCTCCCGGGGAGCGCGTTCGACGTGGATTGGGGTGGCCCTTACGACATCGTCCTGTTGACCAACTTCCTGCACCACTTCGACGTACCCACGTGTGAGCGGTTGGCGGCGAAGGCCCACGCCGCCCTCGCGGACGGGGGCCGCGCGATTACCCTCGAATTCGTTCCGAACCCGGACCGAGTTTCCCCGGCAGCCACGGCCGGGTTTGCCCTGACCATGCTCGCCACCACGGCCCGCGGGGACGCCTACACGTTCGCGGAGTACGAGCAAATCTTCGCGCGTGCCGGGTTCGCCCGTAGCGAGTTTCACCCGTTCCCGCCGACCGCCCAACAGGCTATCGTGTCGCACAAAAGTTAA